One window from the genome of Babylonia areolata isolate BAREFJ2019XMU chromosome 13, ASM4173473v1, whole genome shotgun sequence encodes:
- the LOC143289328 gene encoding uncharacterized protein LOC143289328, translating into MSSWNWKNLFADRMSVRWPRLTTLYNNRSLEHDDDNSDDVTRDGSASDVSPDPQGAYRFFPESSQQRRRVLRFDIEEKEENGTGSDVNPSCPSLKRKRTCRILLAVFLFLLFVGVVTAAVVLAVLLTKTSSAGSDGAEQFQSLIRLENITFTADLDDPHSQAFTDLQTDFCRQLLAVLSGPDSPVTDEQFECQVQDFRPGSVDVVYVLTRKTAGQTPSWSAVTGRVVHFLATRVSSGVLGHFRVNTTVLCGAGSVGSAVEASGCSLLPPSASPTPSTTSSTTSTTPSTTSTTPSITPSTTSTTPSTTPSTTSTTPSTTQSTTPSTTQSTTPSTTSTTQSTTPSTTQSTTPSTTSTTQSTTPSTTQSTTPSTTSTTPSTTPSTTSTTPSTTSTTQSTTQSTTPSTISTTQSTTPSTTSTIQSTTPYITSTTQSTTPSTISTTQSTTPSTTESTTPSTSTTESTTPSTTSTTQSTTPSTTESTISTTQSTTPSTTESTTPSTTSTTETTTPSTTSTTQSTTPSITSTTQSTTPSTISTTQSTTPSTTESTISTTQSTTPSTTESTTSSTSSTESTTPSTTSTTQSTTPSTTSTTQSTTPSTTQSTTPSTTSTTQSTTPSTTSTTQSTTPSTTESTISTTQSATPSTTESTISTTQSTTPSTTQSTTPSTTSTTQTTTSTTESTTPSTTQFATPSTTSTTASTTPSTTLSATSTTESTTPSTTSTIESSTESTTPFTTPSITPSTTSTIESSTESTTP; encoded by the exons ATGTCTTCATGGAACTGGAAGAATCTTTTTGCCGACAGAATGTCTGTGCGG TGGCCCCGTCTCACCACCCTGTACAACAACCGAAGCCTCGAACACGATGACGACAACTCAGATGACGTCACGAGGGATGGGTCTGCGTCTGACGTCAGCCCGGACCCCCAAGGGGCCTACAGGTTCTTCCCTGAG TCCAGCCAACAAAGACGCAGGGTACTCCGGTTCGACattgaggagaaggaagaaaacggAACGGGAAGTGACGTCAACCCGTCCTGTCCTTCTCTCAAACGGAAGCGGACTTGCCGGATCCTGTTGgcggtgtttctgtttctgctgtttgTGGGGGTGGTCACCGCTGCTGTTGTCCTGGCCGTTCTGT TGACAAAGACATCGTCCGCAGGGTCAGATGGAG CTGAACAGTTCCAGTCACTGATACGTCTGGAGAACATAACGTTCACTGCTGACCTGGACGACCCCCACAGCCAAGCCTTCACTGATCTACAGACAGACTTCTGTcgtcag CTGCTGGCAGTGCTAAGTGGCCCAGACTCCCCAGTGACAGACGAACAGTTTGAGTGTCAAGTTCAAGACTTTCG TCCTGGCAGTGTGGACGTGGTGTACGTGCTGACCCGGAAGACAGCCGGGCAGACCCCCAGCTGGAGCGCCGTCACCGGGCGGGTGGTTCACTTCCTGGCCACCAGGGTGTCTTCCGGTGTGCTGGGTCACTTCCGGGTCAACACCACCGTGCTGTGTGGGGCGGGGTCTGTGGGCAGCGCTGTGGAGGCCTCTGGGTGTTCGCTGctgcccccctccgcctcccccacgCCTTCCACCACATCATCTACCACATCTACCACACCATCTACCACATCTACCACACCATCTATCACACCATCTACCACGTCTACCACACCATCTACCACACCATCTACCACATCTACCACACCATCTACCACACAGTCTACCACACCATCTACCACACAGTCCACCACACCATCTACCACATCTACCACACAGTCTACCACACCATCTACCACACAGTCTACCACACCATCTACCACATCTACCACACAGTCTACCACACCATCTACCACACAGTCTACCACACCATCTACCACATCTACCACACCATCTACCACACCATCTACCACATCTACCACACCATCTACCACATCTACCACACAGTCTACCACACAGTCTACCACACCATCTACCATATCTACCACACAGTCTACCACACCTTCTACCACATCTACCATACAGTCTACCACACCATATATCACATCTACCACACAGTCTACCACACCATCTACCATATCTACCACACAGTCTACTACACCATCTACCACAGAGTCTACCACACCATCTACGTCTACCACAGAGTCTACCACACCATCTACTACATCTACCACACAGTCTACCACACCATCTACCACAGAGTCTACCATATCTACCACACAGTCTACTACACCATCTACCACAGAGTCTACCACACCATCTACCACATCTACCACAGAGACTACCACACCATCTACCACATCTACCACACAGTCTACAACACCATCTATCACATCTACCACACAGTCTACCACACCATCTACCATATCTACCACACAGTCTACTACACCATCTACCACAGAGTCTACCATATCTACCACACAGTCTACTACACCATCTACCACAGAGTCTACCACATCATCTACATCTTCCACAGAGTCTACCACACCATCTACCACATCTACCACACAGTCTACCACACCATCTACCACATCTACCACACAATCTACTACACCATCTACCACACAGTCTACCACACCATCTACCACATCTACCACACAGTCTACCACACCATCTACCACATCTACCACACAATCTACTACACCATCTACCACAGAGTCTACCATATCTACCACACAGTCTGCCACACCATCTACCACAGAGTCTACTATATCTACCACACAGTCTACGACACCATCTACCACACAGTCTACCACACCATCTACCACATCTACCACACAGACTACCACGTCTACCACAGAGTCTACCACACCATCTACCACACAGTTTGCCACACCATCTACCACATCTACCACAGCGTCTACCACACCATCTACCACACTATCTGCGACATCTACCACAGAGTCTACCACACCATCTACCACATCTACCATAGAGTCTTCCACAGAGTCTACCACGCCATTTACCACACCATCTATCACACCATCTACCACATCTACCATAGAGTCTTCCACAGAGTCTACCACGCCA
- the LOC143289329 gene encoding uncharacterized protein LOC143289329: protein MAATDVEVVAERAVVDNIGVDIMRDESVVDSIGEDFVTDESVVDSTAEDIVTDESVVDSIGEDIERDESVADSIGVDIVTDESVVDSIGEDIVTDESVVDSIGEDIVTDESLVDNIGVDIVTDGSVVDSIGVDIVTDESAVDTIGVYIVTDESVVDSIGVDIVTESDAGVAELLDVISELLNVISELLDVIAGPEAEEAAGSDVMDSVWIEEAEPTLAEGVVATTGDVGLVSTEVGTEVDGDSADVVTTGGGAVADTVADVVSDSVEDSMVDGVVNGVVDSMVDGVVDSVVDGVVNGVVDSVEDSMVDVVDGVVDGVVDSMVNVIDGVVDSVADVVDGVVDSVVDGVVNGVVDSVEDSMVDVVDGVIDGVVNGVVDSVEDSMTLWKTLW, encoded by the exons ATGGCAGCCACTGATGTGGAAGTTGTAGCAGAGAGAGCAGTAGTGGACAATATTGGTGTAGACATTATGAGAGATGAATCCGTAGTGGACAGTATTGGTGAAGACTTTGTAACGGATGAATCCGTAGTGGACAGTACTGCTGAAGACATTGTTACGGATGAATCCGTAGTGGACAGTATTGGTGAAGACATCGAGAGAGATGAATCAGTAGCGGACAGTATTGGTGTAGACATTGTAACGGATGAATCCGTAGTGGACAGTATTGGTGAAGACATCGTTACAGATGAATCCGTAGTGGACAGTATTGGTGAAGACATCGTTACAGATGAATCCTTAGTGGACAATATTGGTGTAGACATCGTTACAGATGGATCCGTAGTGGACAGTATTGGTGTAGACATCGTTACAGATGAATCCGCAGTGGACACTATTGGTGTATACATCGTTACAGATGAATCCGTAGTGGACAGTATTGGTGTAGACATCGTTACAG AATCTGATGCAGGAGTTGCAGAGCTGCTGGACGTGATCTCAGAGCTGCTGAACGTGATCTCGGAGCTGCTGGACGTGATCGCTGGGCCGGAAGCAGAGGAAGCGGCAGGAAGTGACGTAATGGATTCTGTGTGGATCGAGGAAGCAGAGCCCACACTGGCTGAGGGCGTTGTTGCCACGACAGGGGATGTGGGACTGGTGTCGACAGAGGTCGGAACAGAGGTTGATGGTGACAGTGCTGACGTTGTGACCACGGGGGGCGGAGCTGTGGCAGATACTGTAGCAGATGTTGTGTCAG ACTCTGTGGAAGACTCTATGGTAGATGGTGTGGTGAATGGTGTGGTAGACTCTATGGTAGATGGTGTGGTAGACTCTGTGGTAGATGGTGTGGTAAATGGTGTGGTAGACTCTGTGGAAGACTCTATGGTAGATGTGGTAGATGGTGTGGTAGATGGTGTGGTGGACTCTATGGTAAACGTAATAGACGGTGTGGTAGACTCTGTGGCAGATGTGGTAGATGGTGTGGTAGACTCTGTGGTAGATGGTGTGGTAAATGGTGTGGTAGACTCCGTGGAAGACTCTATGGTAGATGTGGTAGATGGTGTGATAGATGGTGTGGTAAATGGCGTGGTAGACTCTGTGGAAGACTCTATG ACTCTGTGGAAGACTCTATGGTAG